The proteins below are encoded in one region of Brassica napus cultivar Da-Ae chromosome A6, Da-Ae, whole genome shotgun sequence:
- the LOC106346368 gene encoding serine/threonine-protein phosphatase 6 regulatory subunit 3-like isoform X1, whose translation MFWKLTSLSASSPVETILDKENFTLEELLDEEEIIQECKALNSRLINFLRDKAQVEQLLRYIVEEPPNDADDSKRAFKFPFISCEVFTCEIDVILKTLVEEEELMDLLFSFLEPSRPHSALLAGYFSKVVICLMVRKTAALMNYVKGHQSVLCQLVDLIGITSIMEVLVRLVGADDQVYPNFLDVMQWLADNNLLEMIVDKLDPSSPPEVQANAAETLCAISRNAPSALATQLSSPGFVARIFGHAFEDSHSKSGLVHSLSVCTSLLDPRKSAPTSSMFNSYRGQQMFESPVPVSQETIGAMLPKLSDLLMLLNVASDSTVLPTTYGELRPPLGKHRLKIVEFIAVLLRTGSEAAQKELVSSGVIKRTIDLFFEYPFNNALHHQVETIILSCLENKSDLMVNHILRECNMIGKFLASDRDSDLSGDSQPTAAATGKKPPRVGYIGHITRISNKIGQLSNSNDQLKAYLQENSEWNEWQGSVLQERNTVENVYRWGCGRPTTIQDRTRDSDEEDKDYDVAALANNLSQAFTYKMYGNDDNEEDHNALDRDDDVILAQFLIPLLFFYHTMIHTGMYLNNIVFENWYLFILTQDVYFDDESAEVVISSLRLGDDQGSSLFTNSDWFTFQDNRFGSTPSDAAGSNTLQDEELNRAFNANTSSSDDDEVVVGEEDDDLTRNPKDSAAETNYQMESPMGFFDFNTLEKTEEALAEQPPEWVGWSEPSSDMQVSGTGLNPFLDDEDDDDSKNMMNLDIPTPEAKTEPVIPNGSSSPTEKSLFEKDVEFVGVEAEGTEKAMEQAMKEGTVGEAGAMKRKMETTVENQKAEEESSGVKEFNDNNYWKVDQEVGVME comes from the exons ATGTTCTGGAAGCTCACTTCTCTCTCTGCATCTTCTCCG GTGGAGACGATACTAGACAAAGAAAATTTCACTTTGGAGGAGCTTCTTGACGAGGAAGAGATTATTCAAGAATGCAAGGCTTTGAATAGCCGCCTCATAAACTt TCTAAGGGATAAAGCTCAGGTGGAGCAGTTGTTGCGGTACATTGTTGAAGAGCCTCCGAATGATGCTGATGATAGTAAACGTGCTTTCAA GTTTCCATTCATCTCGTGTGAAGTATTTACATGTGAAATTGATGTTATTCTTAAAACTTTGGTGGAGGAAGAAGAG CTGATGGACTTGCTTTTTTCCTTTCTGGAACCAAGTCGTCCTCATAGTGCATTGCTGGCAGGCTATTTCAGCAAG GTTGTCATTTGCCTTATGGTCAGAAAGACTGCTGCGCTTATGAATTATGTGAAA GGGCATCAAAGTGTTCTCTGccagttggttgatttgattgGAATAACATCCATCATGGAG GTTTTGGTTCGCTTGGTTGGGGCGGATGATCAAGTCTATCCCAACTTTCTTGATGTGATGCAATGGCTGGCAGATAACAATTTACTTGAAATGATCGTGGACAAACTCGACCCATCT AGTCCTCCGGAGGTTCAGGCAAATGCAGCAGAAACATTATGTGCAATTTCTCGGAATGCACCATCAGCTTTAGCTACACAACTCTCTAGCCCCGG CTTCGTTGCTAGGATATTTGGTCATGCTTTTGAAGACTCACACTCTAAATCGGGTCTAGTTCATTCGCTTTCAGTATGCACCTCTCTGTTGGATCCGAGAAAATCAGCTCCGACATCATCTATGTTTAATTCTTATAGAGGTCAACAGATGTTCGAGTCTCCTGTCCCAGTGTCTCAGGAGACTATTGGTGCCATGCTGCCTAAACTAA GCGACTTGCTTATGCTTCTCAATGTAGCATCTGACAGCACAGTATTGCCTACAACATATGGTGAACTGAGGCCTCCTCTTGGAAAGCATCGTCTAAAG ATTGTGGAGTTTATTGCAGTTTTGTTGAGAACTGGAAGTGAAGCTGCACAGAAGGAGTTAGTTAGTTCAGGAGTAATCAAAAGAACCATTGATCTATTTTTTGA GTACCCGTTCAATAACGCTCTGCATCATCAAGTGGAGACTATAATACTTTCTTGTCTGGAAAACAAGAGCGATTTGATGGTTAACCATATTCTTCGAGAATGCAATATGATTGGAAAATTCCTCGCTTCAGACAGGGACTCGGATCTCTCAGGTGATAGCCAG CCTACTGCAGCAGCAACTGGGAAGAAACCCCCTCGAGTCGGATATATTGGACACATCACAagaatatcaaataaaattggTCAGTTGAGTAACAGCAATGACCAGCTAAAGGCATACCTTCAG GAAAACAGCGAATGGAATGAGTGGCAAGGTAGTGTTCTACAGGAGCGCAACACTGTTGAGAATGTCTACAGATGGGGATGCGG GCGCCCAACCACAATACAAGATAGGACAAGAGATAGCGATGAGGAAGACAAGGATTACGATGTTGCGGCTCTGGCCAATAATTTGAGCCAAGCATTTACGTATAAAATGTATGGAAACGATGACAATGAAGAG GATCACAATGCTCTCGACAGAGATGATGATGTAATCCTTGCACAGTTCCTCATCCCACTTTTGTTCTTTTATCACACCATGATACATACAGGGATGTACCTCAATAacattgtttttgaaaattggtattTGTTCATACTAACACAGGATGTGTACTTCGACGATGAATCTGCTGAAGTAGTAATTTCATCCTTAAGACTCGGAGATGACCAAGGAAG CAGCTTGTTTACAAATTCAGATTGGTTCACATTCCAAGACAACAGGTTCGGCAGCACGCCCTCCGACGCAGCAGGTTCCAATACGTTGCAGGACGAGGAACTGAACAGAGCCTTCAATGCCAACACTAGCAGCAGCGACGACGACGAGGTGGTTGTTggagaagaagacgatgatCTAACCAGGAATCCAAAGGATAGCGCAGCTGAAACCAACTATCAGATGGAGAGTCCAATGGGGTTCTTCGACTTCAACACGTTGGAGAAAACCGAAGAAGCTTTAGCAGAACAGCCACCGGAATGGGTTGGGTGGAGCGAGCCATCATCCGATATGCAAGTGAGTGGCACTGGTCTGAACCCATTccttgatgatgaagatgatgatgacagCAAAAACATGATGAACCTCGACATACCAACGCCCGAGGCAAAAACCGAACCTGTGATTCCAAACGGGTCGTCTTCCCCAACAGAAAAATCGCTGTTCGAGAAGGATGTGGAGTTTGTGGGAGTGGAAGCAGAAGGGACAGAGAAAGCAATGGAGCAAGCGATGAAAGAAGGGACAGTAGGAGAAGCTGGAGCCATGAAGAGGAAGATGGAGACGACGGTTGAGAACCAAAAGGCGGAGGAGGAAAGTTCGGGAGTGAAGGAGTTCAACGATAACAATTACTGGAAAGTTGATCAAGAAGTCGGAGTTATGGAGTGA
- the LOC106346368 gene encoding serine/threonine-protein phosphatase 6 regulatory subunit 3-like isoform X2, translating to MFWKLTSLSASSPVETILDKENFTLEELLDEEEIIQECKALNSRLINFLRDKAQVEQLLRYIVEEPPNDADDSKRAFKFPFISCEVFTCEIDVILKTLVEEEELMDLLFSFLEPSRPHSALLAGYFSKVVICLMVRKTAALMNYVKGHQSVLCQLVDLIGITSIMEVLVRLVGADDQVYPNFLDVMQWLADNNLLEMIVDKLDPSSPPEVQANAAETLCAISRNAPSALATQLSSPGFVARIFGHAFEDSHSKSGLVHSLSVCTSLLDPRKSAPTSSMFNSYRGQQMFESPVPVSQETIGAMLPKLSDLLMLLNVASDSTVLPTTYGELRPPLGKHRLKIVEFIAVLLRTGSEAAQKELVSSGVIKRTIDLFFEYPFNNALHHQVETIILSCLENKSDLMVNHILRECNMIGKFLASDRDSDLSGDSQPTAAATGKKPPRVGYIGHITRISNKIGQLSNSNDQLKAYLQENSEWNEWQGSVLQERNTVENVYRWGCGRPTTIQDRTRDSDEEDKDYDVAALANNLSQAFTYKMYGNDDNEEDHNALDRDDDVILAQFLIPLLFFYHTMIHTGMYLNNIVFENWYLFILTQDVYFDDESAEVVISSLRLGDDQGSLFTNSDWFTFQDNRFGSTPSDAAGSNTLQDEELNRAFNANTSSSDDDEVVVGEEDDDLTRNPKDSAAETNYQMESPMGFFDFNTLEKTEEALAEQPPEWVGWSEPSSDMQVSGTGLNPFLDDEDDDDSKNMMNLDIPTPEAKTEPVIPNGSSSPTEKSLFEKDVEFVGVEAEGTEKAMEQAMKEGTVGEAGAMKRKMETTVENQKAEEESSGVKEFNDNNYWKVDQEVGVME from the exons ATGTTCTGGAAGCTCACTTCTCTCTCTGCATCTTCTCCG GTGGAGACGATACTAGACAAAGAAAATTTCACTTTGGAGGAGCTTCTTGACGAGGAAGAGATTATTCAAGAATGCAAGGCTTTGAATAGCCGCCTCATAAACTt TCTAAGGGATAAAGCTCAGGTGGAGCAGTTGTTGCGGTACATTGTTGAAGAGCCTCCGAATGATGCTGATGATAGTAAACGTGCTTTCAA GTTTCCATTCATCTCGTGTGAAGTATTTACATGTGAAATTGATGTTATTCTTAAAACTTTGGTGGAGGAAGAAGAG CTGATGGACTTGCTTTTTTCCTTTCTGGAACCAAGTCGTCCTCATAGTGCATTGCTGGCAGGCTATTTCAGCAAG GTTGTCATTTGCCTTATGGTCAGAAAGACTGCTGCGCTTATGAATTATGTGAAA GGGCATCAAAGTGTTCTCTGccagttggttgatttgattgGAATAACATCCATCATGGAG GTTTTGGTTCGCTTGGTTGGGGCGGATGATCAAGTCTATCCCAACTTTCTTGATGTGATGCAATGGCTGGCAGATAACAATTTACTTGAAATGATCGTGGACAAACTCGACCCATCT AGTCCTCCGGAGGTTCAGGCAAATGCAGCAGAAACATTATGTGCAATTTCTCGGAATGCACCATCAGCTTTAGCTACACAACTCTCTAGCCCCGG CTTCGTTGCTAGGATATTTGGTCATGCTTTTGAAGACTCACACTCTAAATCGGGTCTAGTTCATTCGCTTTCAGTATGCACCTCTCTGTTGGATCCGAGAAAATCAGCTCCGACATCATCTATGTTTAATTCTTATAGAGGTCAACAGATGTTCGAGTCTCCTGTCCCAGTGTCTCAGGAGACTATTGGTGCCATGCTGCCTAAACTAA GCGACTTGCTTATGCTTCTCAATGTAGCATCTGACAGCACAGTATTGCCTACAACATATGGTGAACTGAGGCCTCCTCTTGGAAAGCATCGTCTAAAG ATTGTGGAGTTTATTGCAGTTTTGTTGAGAACTGGAAGTGAAGCTGCACAGAAGGAGTTAGTTAGTTCAGGAGTAATCAAAAGAACCATTGATCTATTTTTTGA GTACCCGTTCAATAACGCTCTGCATCATCAAGTGGAGACTATAATACTTTCTTGTCTGGAAAACAAGAGCGATTTGATGGTTAACCATATTCTTCGAGAATGCAATATGATTGGAAAATTCCTCGCTTCAGACAGGGACTCGGATCTCTCAGGTGATAGCCAG CCTACTGCAGCAGCAACTGGGAAGAAACCCCCTCGAGTCGGATATATTGGACACATCACAagaatatcaaataaaattggTCAGTTGAGTAACAGCAATGACCAGCTAAAGGCATACCTTCAG GAAAACAGCGAATGGAATGAGTGGCAAGGTAGTGTTCTACAGGAGCGCAACACTGTTGAGAATGTCTACAGATGGGGATGCGG GCGCCCAACCACAATACAAGATAGGACAAGAGATAGCGATGAGGAAGACAAGGATTACGATGTTGCGGCTCTGGCCAATAATTTGAGCCAAGCATTTACGTATAAAATGTATGGAAACGATGACAATGAAGAG GATCACAATGCTCTCGACAGAGATGATGATGTAATCCTTGCACAGTTCCTCATCCCACTTTTGTTCTTTTATCACACCATGATACATACAGGGATGTACCTCAATAacattgtttttgaaaattggtattTGTTCATACTAACACAGGATGTGTACTTCGACGATGAATCTGCTGAAGTAGTAATTTCATCCTTAAGACTCGGAGATGACCAAGGAAG CTTGTTTACAAATTCAGATTGGTTCACATTCCAAGACAACAGGTTCGGCAGCACGCCCTCCGACGCAGCAGGTTCCAATACGTTGCAGGACGAGGAACTGAACAGAGCCTTCAATGCCAACACTAGCAGCAGCGACGACGACGAGGTGGTTGTTggagaagaagacgatgatCTAACCAGGAATCCAAAGGATAGCGCAGCTGAAACCAACTATCAGATGGAGAGTCCAATGGGGTTCTTCGACTTCAACACGTTGGAGAAAACCGAAGAAGCTTTAGCAGAACAGCCACCGGAATGGGTTGGGTGGAGCGAGCCATCATCCGATATGCAAGTGAGTGGCACTGGTCTGAACCCATTccttgatgatgaagatgatgatgacagCAAAAACATGATGAACCTCGACATACCAACGCCCGAGGCAAAAACCGAACCTGTGATTCCAAACGGGTCGTCTTCCCCAACAGAAAAATCGCTGTTCGAGAAGGATGTGGAGTTTGTGGGAGTGGAAGCAGAAGGGACAGAGAAAGCAATGGAGCAAGCGATGAAAGAAGGGACAGTAGGAGAAGCTGGAGCCATGAAGAGGAAGATGGAGACGACGGTTGAGAACCAAAAGGCGGAGGAGGAAAGTTCGGGAGTGAAGGAGTTCAACGATAACAATTACTGGAAAGTTGATCAAGAAGTCGGAGTTATGGAGTGA
- the LOC106346368 gene encoding serine/threonine-protein phosphatase 6 regulatory subunit 3-like isoform X3 has protein sequence MFWKLTSLSASSPVETILDKENFTLEELLDEEEIIQECKALNSRLINFLRDKAQVEQLLRYIVEEPPNDADDSKRAFKFPFISCEVFTCEIDVILKTLVEEEELMDLLFSFLEPSRPHSALLAGYFSKVVICLMVRKTAALMNYVKGHQSVLCQLVDLIGITSIMEVLVRLVGADDQVYPNFLDVMQWLADNNLLEMIVDKLDPSSPPEVQANAAETLCAISRNAPSALATQLSSPGFVARIFGHAFEDSHSKSGLVHSLSVCTSLLDPRKSAPTSSMFNSYRGQQMFESPVPVSQETIGAMLPKLSDLLMLLNVASDSTVLPTTYGELRPPLGKHRLKIVEFIAVLLRTGSEAAQKELVSSGVIKRTIDLFFEYPFNNALHHQVETIILSCLENKSDLMVNHILRECNMIGKFLASDRDSDLSGDSQPTAAATGKKPPRVGYIGHITRISNKIGQLSNSNDQLKAYLQENSEWNEWQGSVLQERNTVENVYRWGCGRPTTIQDRTRDSDEEDKDYDVAALANNLSQAFTYKMYGNDDNEEDHNALDRDDDDVYFDDESAEVVISSLRLGDDQGSSLFTNSDWFTFQDNRFGSTPSDAAGSNTLQDEELNRAFNANTSSSDDDEVVVGEEDDDLTRNPKDSAAETNYQMESPMGFFDFNTLEKTEEALAEQPPEWVGWSEPSSDMQVSGTGLNPFLDDEDDDDSKNMMNLDIPTPEAKTEPVIPNGSSSPTEKSLFEKDVEFVGVEAEGTEKAMEQAMKEGTVGEAGAMKRKMETTVENQKAEEESSGVKEFNDNNYWKVDQEVGVME, from the exons ATGTTCTGGAAGCTCACTTCTCTCTCTGCATCTTCTCCG GTGGAGACGATACTAGACAAAGAAAATTTCACTTTGGAGGAGCTTCTTGACGAGGAAGAGATTATTCAAGAATGCAAGGCTTTGAATAGCCGCCTCATAAACTt TCTAAGGGATAAAGCTCAGGTGGAGCAGTTGTTGCGGTACATTGTTGAAGAGCCTCCGAATGATGCTGATGATAGTAAACGTGCTTTCAA GTTTCCATTCATCTCGTGTGAAGTATTTACATGTGAAATTGATGTTATTCTTAAAACTTTGGTGGAGGAAGAAGAG CTGATGGACTTGCTTTTTTCCTTTCTGGAACCAAGTCGTCCTCATAGTGCATTGCTGGCAGGCTATTTCAGCAAG GTTGTCATTTGCCTTATGGTCAGAAAGACTGCTGCGCTTATGAATTATGTGAAA GGGCATCAAAGTGTTCTCTGccagttggttgatttgattgGAATAACATCCATCATGGAG GTTTTGGTTCGCTTGGTTGGGGCGGATGATCAAGTCTATCCCAACTTTCTTGATGTGATGCAATGGCTGGCAGATAACAATTTACTTGAAATGATCGTGGACAAACTCGACCCATCT AGTCCTCCGGAGGTTCAGGCAAATGCAGCAGAAACATTATGTGCAATTTCTCGGAATGCACCATCAGCTTTAGCTACACAACTCTCTAGCCCCGG CTTCGTTGCTAGGATATTTGGTCATGCTTTTGAAGACTCACACTCTAAATCGGGTCTAGTTCATTCGCTTTCAGTATGCACCTCTCTGTTGGATCCGAGAAAATCAGCTCCGACATCATCTATGTTTAATTCTTATAGAGGTCAACAGATGTTCGAGTCTCCTGTCCCAGTGTCTCAGGAGACTATTGGTGCCATGCTGCCTAAACTAA GCGACTTGCTTATGCTTCTCAATGTAGCATCTGACAGCACAGTATTGCCTACAACATATGGTGAACTGAGGCCTCCTCTTGGAAAGCATCGTCTAAAG ATTGTGGAGTTTATTGCAGTTTTGTTGAGAACTGGAAGTGAAGCTGCACAGAAGGAGTTAGTTAGTTCAGGAGTAATCAAAAGAACCATTGATCTATTTTTTGA GTACCCGTTCAATAACGCTCTGCATCATCAAGTGGAGACTATAATACTTTCTTGTCTGGAAAACAAGAGCGATTTGATGGTTAACCATATTCTTCGAGAATGCAATATGATTGGAAAATTCCTCGCTTCAGACAGGGACTCGGATCTCTCAGGTGATAGCCAG CCTACTGCAGCAGCAACTGGGAAGAAACCCCCTCGAGTCGGATATATTGGACACATCACAagaatatcaaataaaattggTCAGTTGAGTAACAGCAATGACCAGCTAAAGGCATACCTTCAG GAAAACAGCGAATGGAATGAGTGGCAAGGTAGTGTTCTACAGGAGCGCAACACTGTTGAGAATGTCTACAGATGGGGATGCGG GCGCCCAACCACAATACAAGATAGGACAAGAGATAGCGATGAGGAAGACAAGGATTACGATGTTGCGGCTCTGGCCAATAATTTGAGCCAAGCATTTACGTATAAAATGTATGGAAACGATGACAATGAAGAG GATCACAATGCTCTCGACAGAGATGATGAT GATGTGTACTTCGACGATGAATCTGCTGAAGTAGTAATTTCATCCTTAAGACTCGGAGATGACCAAGGAAG CAGCTTGTTTACAAATTCAGATTGGTTCACATTCCAAGACAACAGGTTCGGCAGCACGCCCTCCGACGCAGCAGGTTCCAATACGTTGCAGGACGAGGAACTGAACAGAGCCTTCAATGCCAACACTAGCAGCAGCGACGACGACGAGGTGGTTGTTggagaagaagacgatgatCTAACCAGGAATCCAAAGGATAGCGCAGCTGAAACCAACTATCAGATGGAGAGTCCAATGGGGTTCTTCGACTTCAACACGTTGGAGAAAACCGAAGAAGCTTTAGCAGAACAGCCACCGGAATGGGTTGGGTGGAGCGAGCCATCATCCGATATGCAAGTGAGTGGCACTGGTCTGAACCCATTccttgatgatgaagatgatgatgacagCAAAAACATGATGAACCTCGACATACCAACGCCCGAGGCAAAAACCGAACCTGTGATTCCAAACGGGTCGTCTTCCCCAACAGAAAAATCGCTGTTCGAGAAGGATGTGGAGTTTGTGGGAGTGGAAGCAGAAGGGACAGAGAAAGCAATGGAGCAAGCGATGAAAGAAGGGACAGTAGGAGAAGCTGGAGCCATGAAGAGGAAGATGGAGACGACGGTTGAGAACCAAAAGGCGGAGGAGGAAAGTTCGGGAGTGAAGGAGTTCAACGATAACAATTACTGGAAAGTTGATCAAGAAGTCGGAGTTATGGAGTGA
- the LOC106346368 gene encoding serine/threonine-protein phosphatase 6 regulatory subunit 3-like isoform X4 encodes MFWKLTSLSASSPVETILDKENFTLEELLDEEEIIQECKALNSRLINFLRDKAQVEQLLRYIVEEPPNDADDSKRAFKFPFISCEVFTCEIDVILKTLVEEEELMDLLFSFLEPSRPHSALLAGYFSKVVICLMVRKTAALMNYVKGHQSVLCQLVDLIGITSIMEVLVRLVGADDQVYPNFLDVMQWLADNNLLEMIVDKLDPSSPPEVQANAAETLCAISRNAPSALATQLSSPGFVARIFGHAFEDSHSKSGLVHSLSVCTSLLDPRKSAPTSSMFNSYRGQQMFESPVPVSQETIGAMLPKLSDLLMLLNVASDSTVLPTTYGELRPPLGKHRLKIVEFIAVLLRTGSEAAQKELVSSGVIKRTIDLFFEYPFNNALHHQVETIILSCLENKSDLMVNHILRECNMIGKFLASDRDSDLSGDSQPTAAATGKKPPRVGYIGHITRISNKIGQLSNSNDQLKAYLQENSEWNEWQGSVLQERNTVENVYRWGCGRPTTIQDRTRDSDEEDKDYDVAALANNLSQAFTYKMYGNDDNEEDHNALDRDDDDVYFDDESAEVVISSLRLGDDQGSLFTNSDWFTFQDNRFGSTPSDAAGSNTLQDEELNRAFNANTSSSDDDEVVVGEEDDDLTRNPKDSAAETNYQMESPMGFFDFNTLEKTEEALAEQPPEWVGWSEPSSDMQVSGTGLNPFLDDEDDDDSKNMMNLDIPTPEAKTEPVIPNGSSSPTEKSLFEKDVEFVGVEAEGTEKAMEQAMKEGTVGEAGAMKRKMETTVENQKAEEESSGVKEFNDNNYWKVDQEVGVME; translated from the exons ATGTTCTGGAAGCTCACTTCTCTCTCTGCATCTTCTCCG GTGGAGACGATACTAGACAAAGAAAATTTCACTTTGGAGGAGCTTCTTGACGAGGAAGAGATTATTCAAGAATGCAAGGCTTTGAATAGCCGCCTCATAAACTt TCTAAGGGATAAAGCTCAGGTGGAGCAGTTGTTGCGGTACATTGTTGAAGAGCCTCCGAATGATGCTGATGATAGTAAACGTGCTTTCAA GTTTCCATTCATCTCGTGTGAAGTATTTACATGTGAAATTGATGTTATTCTTAAAACTTTGGTGGAGGAAGAAGAG CTGATGGACTTGCTTTTTTCCTTTCTGGAACCAAGTCGTCCTCATAGTGCATTGCTGGCAGGCTATTTCAGCAAG GTTGTCATTTGCCTTATGGTCAGAAAGACTGCTGCGCTTATGAATTATGTGAAA GGGCATCAAAGTGTTCTCTGccagttggttgatttgattgGAATAACATCCATCATGGAG GTTTTGGTTCGCTTGGTTGGGGCGGATGATCAAGTCTATCCCAACTTTCTTGATGTGATGCAATGGCTGGCAGATAACAATTTACTTGAAATGATCGTGGACAAACTCGACCCATCT AGTCCTCCGGAGGTTCAGGCAAATGCAGCAGAAACATTATGTGCAATTTCTCGGAATGCACCATCAGCTTTAGCTACACAACTCTCTAGCCCCGG CTTCGTTGCTAGGATATTTGGTCATGCTTTTGAAGACTCACACTCTAAATCGGGTCTAGTTCATTCGCTTTCAGTATGCACCTCTCTGTTGGATCCGAGAAAATCAGCTCCGACATCATCTATGTTTAATTCTTATAGAGGTCAACAGATGTTCGAGTCTCCTGTCCCAGTGTCTCAGGAGACTATTGGTGCCATGCTGCCTAAACTAA GCGACTTGCTTATGCTTCTCAATGTAGCATCTGACAGCACAGTATTGCCTACAACATATGGTGAACTGAGGCCTCCTCTTGGAAAGCATCGTCTAAAG ATTGTGGAGTTTATTGCAGTTTTGTTGAGAACTGGAAGTGAAGCTGCACAGAAGGAGTTAGTTAGTTCAGGAGTAATCAAAAGAACCATTGATCTATTTTTTGA GTACCCGTTCAATAACGCTCTGCATCATCAAGTGGAGACTATAATACTTTCTTGTCTGGAAAACAAGAGCGATTTGATGGTTAACCATATTCTTCGAGAATGCAATATGATTGGAAAATTCCTCGCTTCAGACAGGGACTCGGATCTCTCAGGTGATAGCCAG CCTACTGCAGCAGCAACTGGGAAGAAACCCCCTCGAGTCGGATATATTGGACACATCACAagaatatcaaataaaattggTCAGTTGAGTAACAGCAATGACCAGCTAAAGGCATACCTTCAG GAAAACAGCGAATGGAATGAGTGGCAAGGTAGTGTTCTACAGGAGCGCAACACTGTTGAGAATGTCTACAGATGGGGATGCGG GCGCCCAACCACAATACAAGATAGGACAAGAGATAGCGATGAGGAAGACAAGGATTACGATGTTGCGGCTCTGGCCAATAATTTGAGCCAAGCATTTACGTATAAAATGTATGGAAACGATGACAATGAAGAG GATCACAATGCTCTCGACAGAGATGATGAT GATGTGTACTTCGACGATGAATCTGCTGAAGTAGTAATTTCATCCTTAAGACTCGGAGATGACCAAGGAAG CTTGTTTACAAATTCAGATTGGTTCACATTCCAAGACAACAGGTTCGGCAGCACGCCCTCCGACGCAGCAGGTTCCAATACGTTGCAGGACGAGGAACTGAACAGAGCCTTCAATGCCAACACTAGCAGCAGCGACGACGACGAGGTGGTTGTTggagaagaagacgatgatCTAACCAGGAATCCAAAGGATAGCGCAGCTGAAACCAACTATCAGATGGAGAGTCCAATGGGGTTCTTCGACTTCAACACGTTGGAGAAAACCGAAGAAGCTTTAGCAGAACAGCCACCGGAATGGGTTGGGTGGAGCGAGCCATCATCCGATATGCAAGTGAGTGGCACTGGTCTGAACCCATTccttgatgatgaagatgatgatgacagCAAAAACATGATGAACCTCGACATACCAACGCCCGAGGCAAAAACCGAACCTGTGATTCCAAACGGGTCGTCTTCCCCAACAGAAAAATCGCTGTTCGAGAAGGATGTGGAGTTTGTGGGAGTGGAAGCAGAAGGGACAGAGAAAGCAATGGAGCAAGCGATGAAAGAAGGGACAGTAGGAGAAGCTGGAGCCATGAAGAGGAAGATGGAGACGACGGTTGAGAACCAAAAGGCGGAGGAGGAAAGTTCGGGAGTGAAGGAGTTCAACGATAACAATTACTGGAAAGTTGATCAAGAAGTCGGAGTTATGGAGTGA